A section of the Actinomycetota bacterium genome encodes:
- a CDS encoding DUF4143 domain-containing protein, with protein sequence RKESVWLTPMISEDLAAFGGSLEQRLWRGGLPPFFLQDPVDADADCAEWLSSYWARDVQELFRIQQRAAFVRFVELVLARSGGMFEATAFAEACEVSRTTIANHLEALAVTGVASIVPPFSTRRTTEIVSAPKVYGFDTGFVRWASGWREARDEDLGRLWEHYVLNEIQARLPDVEVRYWRAKKGPELDFVLIRRGRAPVAVECKWRSRNAGDLAGLRAFRRRYSEGADFVVCADLDAPFPRSVGERTVLFTGLAGLRAHFDEERP encoded by the coding sequence GGCGCAAGGAGTCGGTCTGGCTCACACCGATGATCTCGGAGGACCTCGCGGCCTTCGGCGGGTCGCTCGAGCAGCGGCTGTGGCGCGGCGGGCTGCCCCCGTTCTTCCTCCAGGATCCGGTGGACGCCGACGCCGACTGCGCCGAGTGGCTGAGCTCATACTGGGCGCGCGACGTGCAGGAGCTCTTCCGCATCCAGCAGCGGGCTGCGTTCGTGAGGTTCGTGGAGCTCGTGCTCGCGCGCAGCGGCGGGATGTTCGAGGCCACGGCGTTCGCGGAGGCCTGCGAGGTGAGCCGCACCACCATCGCGAACCACCTGGAGGCGCTCGCGGTGACCGGTGTCGCGAGCATCGTCCCGCCGTTCTCCACCCGGCGGACCACGGAGATCGTCTCGGCGCCGAAGGTCTACGGCTTCGATACCGGTTTCGTACGGTGGGCGTCCGGGTGGCGCGAGGCGCGCGACGAGGACCTCGGCAGGCTCTGGGAGCACTACGTGCTGAACGAGATCCAGGCGCGCCTGCCGGACGTCGAGGTGCGCTACTGGCGAGCGAAGAAGGGCCCCGAGCTGGACTTCGTGCTCATCAGACGCGGCCGGGCCCCCGTCGCGGTCGAGTGCAAGTGGCGGTCGCGCAACGCCGGCGACCTCGCGGGACTGCGCGCTTTCCGCCGTCGCTACTCCGAGGGCGCCGACTTCGTCGTCTGCGCCGACCTTGACGCGCCGTTCCCTCGCTCGGTCGGTGAGCGTACCGTGCTGTTCACGGGGCTTGCGGGCCTGCGTGCGCACTTCGACGAGGAGCGCCCGTGA
- a CDS encoding DedA family protein — translation MIEFIDWFFDLLLVAVRDHAYLIAFVFPIIENTFILGSFVPGDLLVAAAAFTAVTTPDGPSVLVVWLLAFAGTLIGANISYVIGVRGGRPMFEAIASRWGRIEETYEAAETFFERHGNKSVFFARYIAVFKNITPTLAGAGRMRFVVFEAWTVLGAATYVSLMVGIGALLGEYYEVGVRIVTAFSWFGLLLAVAVIAFLLWGKRRYTRRKLAELGAERELEMIAESLELDAPDDADAPQ, via the coding sequence GTGATCGAGTTCATCGACTGGTTCTTCGACCTGCTGCTCGTGGCCGTGCGCGACCACGCGTACCTCATCGCGTTCGTCTTCCCGATCATCGAGAACACGTTCATCCTCGGCAGCTTCGTGCCCGGCGACCTGCTCGTGGCTGCCGCTGCGTTCACCGCCGTCACCACGCCGGACGGCCCGAGTGTGCTCGTGGTGTGGCTGCTCGCGTTCGCGGGCACGCTCATCGGCGCCAACATCTCGTACGTCATCGGCGTGCGCGGTGGCCGGCCGATGTTCGAGGCGATCGCGTCGCGCTGGGGCCGCATCGAGGAGACCTACGAAGCGGCCGAGACGTTCTTCGAGCGCCACGGGAACAAGTCGGTCTTCTTCGCGCGCTACATCGCCGTGTTCAAGAACATCACGCCGACGCTCGCCGGCGCCGGCCGCATGCGCTTCGTCGTCTTCGAGGCGTGGACGGTGCTCGGCGCGGCGACGTACGTGTCGCTCATGGTCGGCATAGGCGCGCTGCTCGGCGAATACTACGAGGTCGGCGTGCGCATCGTGACCGCGTTCAGCTGGTTCGGCCTGCTGCTCGCGGTGGCCGTCATCGCGTTCCTGCTGTGGGGCAAGCGGCGCTACACGCGTCGCAAGCTCGCCGAGCTGGGCGCCGAGCGCGAACTCGAGATGATAGCCGAGTCACTCGAGCTCGATGCG